The genomic DNA ttaccaccattgatttaaatgtgagtcaatataaggaaactgtagagaagatgagcacagaaatgtttcatattcacacaagcatggttgctgctaatgaagaagttagcagattaacaaagttaaatgagaagcttgaaagtgagaagcaagaaactggattattgttggtggagcttgaagctgtaaagcaagagaatgcttatctcaagaacaagctcaagcgtgcaaatgaaattgaagcagtgctaagggagaagctggaaaagaatgaggtgaagttgaagtctttcaagaatgcatctgagttaattggaaagtatcatgagaaaaacaaaccatgtgcaaatattgctattggtcttgactatgatgccttgaacaacaagaagaaagagaTAGGTCATAAAAGAAAAGCAACAGTTAATGAAAATGTTCCAgatatgctgaaaaaggttgcatcacctatgttcaaggcatgtgaagtcaactttagtgaagaagaattgattatcaagcaagaaattgctaatgaggacaaagagaagaaaattgcagaatcaactcagtcttccaataTTGAAGAAAAGCTCGTGGataaacaaagtcccaagacacctGTTAAAGAGACCAAAaatgaagatgcaagaaagaaaaagaaaaatagaatggaaaaatagggataaacaaaagcaacaattttgcttatgttgcagatgctccaagaaagaaatgtgaaaaatgtggctctgtgaatcacctaactcacctttgtaaaaaggcagttagcaagccaactgaaggagcctgcaaatacaatgaagcaaatgcaaatgatccctactccttctgtgacaagtttgactgcattccatGTAACTTAAAAGTGATGAGAAGTtaccacaaactgagagtagacccactacgccataagtgggctattgtaatgcctaaatggtgttacaataggcccaAAAAATGTTTCaataggtctattgtaacaccaagGGGCGTTACATATATgagcattacaatagacaccctaatgtaacactttTGTAACAGAGAAAAAACGTTACAAAAGGTAACTACTGTAACACTAAAAGGCCTAAATATAACATAAAATGAGTGATACAATAGCTTGATCAAGATTGCATAAATGGGACCCACTGGTGGGGCCACGTGATCCCACATGTGGGGGCCCATGTTTGTTGTGGGGTCCACATTCCTTATTGTAACACTCTATTATATATATTGTAACACAAATTTGTTGTAATTAACCaacattaaaataaaaaaaaaaataatatacatGCCCTATGTATACAATAATCCCAATATGGAAATAAAATCTCCAATACATATCCAACATACTACAAAAACCAACTAAAAGTACAATAATTTGATCGATCAGTAAAATTACATATGCAATATAAAATAATTGAATCGGCAGATTAGTAAAATTCATTATCAAAGCTTGGTGACTGCGGCATAAACCTAAGAAAGTGACTGCTAAAAACACATGATCGTGTGCCATTCTTGACCTTATTCCTGAATCTGCACATGGGAATACGAATGAAAAAAGACACAAAAACTAGCATAGGAAAGAATGAAAATTGATGGTTTTTAAACTTATACCTGCAAGCCGAATAAGCAAAACCTGTATGCAAATAAATCTAATGAGTTATGTACCTGGTATTAACAATGAAGCAATGGTTTATATCCCGGGTAAGATTAGTGTTTTGAGCCGAAACAAAAATCACAAACATAggaaaatataataatattaatgCAAATTTAAACATAAAACCCTTTTTCTACGTCATACGGAGCTTTTCTAGTACTGATTGCATCATTTTCATTAAAAATGGGAATGCTCCTCAAAGCTAATAAAGAGTTCACTATCTGACCAAGTTGTACTCTAAAGTCTGCATTCTTGAAATTATTATCAGTGACCAAGAGTTGAGATGATGTCACATCCAACtgcaaaaaaaaaattgtttgaATACAAAAAAGCTCTTTCTTAAGGTAATAAGTCTATGATGTATAATATGTCAGCAGAACGCAAATGTATATCAATATTCTTCTATTTTTTGAAACTTGAAAATCTTAATAGTACACATATATTTTAAATGTACCTGGCTGTATAATGTGTCATAGAGTGCCATGAGGCCATTCTGTCCAACAGCTGCACATGCTTTTCCATCAAGTTCAACTTGAGGCTTTTGGAGATCAGCAAAACTGTGAGAGAAAAGACATTCGATGTAGAAGATTCTGTTGATTGACTCTAAAAGATAGGCatcttttatattaaatttacTTGCATCTTTTTCTCCAATAGCAAAGACATTCGATGTAGAAGGTTCTGTTGATTGACTCTGATCCGTAATATTGACACAGTCATGGACTAAAGACACAAGTTCATGGAGGGACTGCATAGCAAGTGGCTCCAGTTCATGCAATGTGGTCCTTTCTATAAGTTTCTTTGCTTTCGTACCCATGGTCAAACAATCTTTGTTCAGATTAGGCACATCATTATCTGTTAAGATAGCATTTTTTTATTAATGCTTGGAATCAGAGTTATATGCTCAGCATTTAGACGGATAGAAAGGACAGAAATATGAGATAGCAGTCATATACGTACAAAGTCTGGAGGACAATATAACAATAGAAGAGAAGCAAACCTATTTTTTATCAGACATGTATGCTGTATTTGTTACCGTTTGGCCCACAGCATTTGAAGCTCTACAAAGCACATGGTTCTGTTCAGATCACGATAGCCACAGTTATTGCAATGCTTATTGCTTTTCTAATTATGAAACATTGAACATAAATATAATTCTTACAACCTGAATAGTGTTTCTCACAATAAAAGGTTTCATGACATTTAATTCATAATATTACGATCGATGCAATAAATTTACTAACGAAGTATCAAAGACACAAATTCTAGACTTTTAATTAGCAGAAATAGAAAGTAAGAGGAGACAAATACAACTTCACAACATATTACAACTCTAAAATAATAGGTGGAATTAACAATTTAGAAGGGAGCACTAGTGTAGGAAAGCACAAAGGCCGCAAATTTGATAACTAAAGAAACAGGAAACAAGAAATcataaatttttgaaatttaaaagtACGAAGTTCACACAATTTACACTTTTAGTTCAGGCAAAACAGATTTACACACGCATCATTATGAGACTAGTTAAACATAAGACAAAAAAACGGTCAACTTTTCAAGTGCACAAAGTTACATGTGAAATGTAGGGTTCTCTAGATAAAACATTTTTTTTACCAGAAAAGTATAACTGAAGTGATTGGCGAACAAGTACAGCAATAACTAATGATgtaatcacaagtaaaaacataAACACTGATGATCTAACCTCTAGAATACAATAGCTGCAATCTATACTTGTATCAACCTTAACTCACTATCTATTTCTAAGCTAAAACAATTACCAATCTGCTTTTTGGTTCCCCCTCCAACAACTAACCTTGGACAATTCAATGTTGAACAGAAACACATATTCTATATATTCACGTAAAGAAGATGTTACACAAAGGATTCCCTATGTGCTGGAATGTTGTATGTAGATTGTGCTTCCTTTGTCTATTTGTAGCTAGGTAAGTTACAATAATCAGTAAAGCATGCTGAATGACAGGTACAAGAAACACCGCTAAATCTTTAAGTACTAAACATATTTAATTAGTCAACCACAACATAGGCATAATCTAATTGATTATGATTAGTAGTTGATAATAATTAATTTCATAATACATTATTACTAGTTGATTCAAAATCTAATTGTTAGTTGATCACATCTTTCACACTTAAAAAATGAAAAGGAGATAAAAAAAACTAGAGTACCTGGGATTGTATCTCTCCTTATCAGCAGGCGATATATCGCCCGGGTAATGAACTTTCTCCACAAGAAGGTAATAATGTAATTTGTG from Apium graveolens cultivar Ventura chromosome 5, ASM990537v1, whole genome shotgun sequence includes the following:
- the LOC141724376 gene encoding uncharacterized protein LOC141724376 isoform X2; this translates as MGTKAKKLIERTTLHELEPLAMQSLHELVSLVHDCVNITDQSQSTEPSTSNVFAIGEKDASKFNIKDAYLLESINRIFYIECLFSHSFADLQKPQVELDGKACAAVGQNGLMALYDTLYSQVHNSLDLFAYRFCLFGLQIQE
- the LOC141724376 gene encoding delta-1-pyrroline-5-carboxylate synthase-like isoform X1, with product MGTKAKKLIERTTLHELEPLAMQSLHELVSLVHDCVNITDQSQSTEPSTSNVFAIGEKDASKFNIKDAYLLESINRIFYIECLFSHSFADLQKPQVELDGKACAAVGQNGLMALYDTLYSQLDVTSSQLLVTDNNFKNADFRVQLGQIVNSLLALRSIPIFNENDAISTRKAPYITH
- the LOC141724376 gene encoding lysine-specific demethylase JMJ31-like isoform X3, which produces MGTKAKKLIERTTLHELEPLAMQSLHELVSLVHDCVNITDQSQSTEPSTSNVFAIGEKDAILLISKSLKLNLMEKHVQLLDRMASWHSMTHYTARFCLFGLQIQE